A part of Leishmania braziliensis MHOM/BR/75/M2904 complete genome, chromosome 30 genomic DNA contains:
- a CDS encoding putative calcium-binding protein, producing MSVRMDASLYSDVARIERGDYLRFHCELLSANGRDTQRYFFGCYYPRWHGFYLEEVRSIIGNMGYPELKHFPSYPFDVYLKSADVAEAKHSAQSFEVDCANSTTYTTDDFQVDNIIVLGPPQNQRDDAVKRFKIVSVDVSHLKTKTFSLAPVANLNSSSTNNPDTMLSTLRAPGGERVPVRLSREVLDVLTQLRGAYIDHAGGGIPEIGIKAMGRPFRKVSDDGRRWMTRGGVRQLVCHSRAFGADAGCLSGTRQAQQTIDEVTDTIFSAFPHEGATHPIAPGEEACEERIDYDVFMDYVRGHMNSTRKKAVLEVFQQLDYDSDGNITIKDIQATFNAQEHPVVVCDAIFTAEKLLRGFLAIWDENQHHFGLVPYTEFVDYYNGLSAVIEDDTVFLAILKTTWKVPNWTIKFV from the coding sequence ATGTCGGTTCGCATGGATGCCTCGCTCTACAGCGATGTCGCTCGCATTGAGCGCGGCGACTACCTGCGCTTTCACTGTGAGCTGCTCTCCGCGAACGGCCGTGACACTCAGCGGTACTTCTTTGGCTGCTACTACCCTCGTTGGCATGGTTTCTacctggaggaggtgcgctcCATCATTGGCAATATGGGCTACCCTGAGCTAAAGCACTTCCCATCCTACCCGTTTGACGTGTACCTCAAGTCCGCTGACGTCGCAGAGGCGAAGCACTCGGCTCAGAGCTTCGAAGTGGACTGTGCGAACTCCACGACGTACACCACAGACGACTTTCAGGTAGACAATATCATCGTGCTTGGCCCGCCCCAGAACCAGCGCGACGATGCCGTGAAGCGGTTCAAGATAGTCTCGGTGGATGTGAGTCACCTCAAGACCAAGACCTTCTCTCTAGCCCCTGTGGCGAACCTCAACAGCAGCTCTACTAATAACCCCGATACGATGCTATCCACTCTGCGCGCACCTGGTGGAGAGCGGGTGCCGGTGCGGCTGTCGAGAGAAGTGCTGGACGTTCTTACGCAGCTTCGAGGAGCTTACATCGATCACGCAGGTGGTGGCATTCCAGAGATCGGCATCAAGGCAATGGGCCGGCCGTTCCGCAAAGTGAGTGACGACGGCCGGCGATGGATGAcacgcggcggcgtgcgccaGCTTGTCTGCCACTCCCGCGCGTTTGGCGCAGATGCCGGCTGCTTATCCGGCACTCGCCAAGCCCAGCAGACGATTGACGAGGTGACAGACACGATCTTTAGCGCTTTTCCACACGAGGGGGCTACGCACCCGATAGCGCCAGGGGAAGAGGCGTGCGAGGAGCGGATTGACTACGACGTCTTCATGGATTATGTCCGAGGTCACATGAACTCAACCCGCAAGAAGGCGGTGCTCGAGGTATTCCAGCAGCTGGACTACGACTCGGACGGCAACATCACCATCAAGGATATCCAAGCCACTTTCAACGCGCAGGAGCACCCCGTCGTCGTCTGTGACGCCATCTTCACAGCTGAGAAGCTTCTGAGGGGTTTTCTCGCCATCTGGGATGAGAACCAGCACCATTTTGGACTTGTGCCGTACACCGAGTTCGTGGACTACTACAACGGCCTTAGCGCAGTTATTGAAGATGACACTGTCTTCTTGGCCATCCTCAAGACCACCTGGAAGGTGCCAAACTGGACGATAAAGTTTGTGTAG
- a CDS encoding putative Pyridoxal kinase: MSSDKNVLSIQSHVTHGYVGNKAATFPLQLHGFDVDAINTVSLSNHSGYPVIKGHRMDLTEFTTLLDGLRANDFLSDYAYVLTGYINNADIIRHVAATVAEVREKRQQQGKKDIVFFCDPVMGDDGRLYCKEEVVAAYRELVAHANIATPNYFEASILSTVEVKDLMSAIEAANWFHEQGTPTVVIKSFTMPDDPTHLRFLLSCHDKVTGSTKRYTGVVQYYEGRYTGTGDVFAASLVAFAHNHPIDLAVGKAMGVLQDLIKATVERGGSGKATLNSRELRVTSDPDRLLHPSTVISVTPLP, from the coding sequence ATGTCAAGTGATAAGAATGTGCTGTCGATCCAGTCCCATGTGACACATGGGTATGTGGGCAACAAGGCCGCTACGTTTCCATTGCAGCTCCACGGGTTTGATGTCGATGCCATCAACACGGTAAGCCTGTCGAACCACAGCGGCTATCCAGTCATCAAGGGCCATCGCATGGATCTCACGGAGTTCACCACTCTCTTGGATGGCCTTCGCGCCAACGATTTCTTGAGCGACTACGCGTACGTGCTGACTGGGTACATCAACAACGCCGACATCATCCGCCACGTAGCGGCGACCGTCGCCGAGGTTCGAGagaagcgccagcagcaggggaAAAAGGATATCGTGTTTTTCTGTGACCCCGTGATGGGTGACGACGGGAGGTTGTACTGCaaggaagaggtggtggcagcatACAGGGAGCTGGTTGCCCACGCGAATATTGCCACGCCGAACTACTTCGAGGCGTCGATCCTGAGTACTGTAGAGGTGAAAGATCTCATGTCGGCGATCGAGGCGGCGAACTGGTTTCACGAGCAGGGCACGCCCACGGTGGTGATTAAGTCCTTCACAATGCCAGACGACCCGACACACCTTCGCTTCTTGCTTTCATGCCACGACAAAGTGACAGGGTCGACGAAGCGCTACACGGGGGTAGTGCAGTACTACGAGGGGCGCTACACGGGGACGGGTGACGTGTTTGCGGCCTCGCTGGTGGCGTTTGCACACAACCACCCCATCGATTTGGCGGTCGGCAAGGCAATGGGGGTATTGCAGGATCTGATCAAAGCCACAGTCGAGCGCGGTGGATCGGGAAAGGCGACACTGAACTCCCGCGAGCTGCGCGTGACGAGCGACCCTGACCGACTGCTGCATCCGTCCACCGTGATTTCGGTGACACCGCTGCCGTAG
- a CDS encoding putative vacuolar assembly protein vps41, which yields MRTYTGRRLLHGLLRYRDFAHRSPQPLLTSLSSPQHAQGGGLPCCSLSLLFSSLLAQQHRRRHLCTPPPHTHTHIPTHSFLIHMQRPGSSGGTSVSSSLPSPSPVSVHDADHTHDGKLASASLRRRDDGSRASSSSARASHHTLEKGEGARRRVTRHNSPGGSDKADGDGIDSTEDPSYTSYYEYNSDYDEEDADCFDSDSYRDSGNVDGYRSSTTGSLPPQEDLLRFLSYTLDEAALKDHRLMAIEAFRHILVLGTNQGTVAVIDPSSGKVKEVYTNHHEPICDVDCTVNELYIAACDKAGYVTIQSRRDVKDVWMAELSGPINSVALHPLYHKMDSCPMLCGGATKVHLLTKGLLWSNSRRVTTLQEGRGRIHKVRWCHATAIDVAAWLSDAELTLYDIKNQAVVRRVPLPGLSAQNALYPPTLRWEYNLSRDPTAAASPTAALLSGWGDVVQEVQLYAGLPVRRQSGGGIFSAGGSPRSTMSQDGCLNASSSLSPLRQASDSPALAPSRPSTTAADATGRGPYVVELRTPQPLRPSSTLFPYRVCGIAPYGPQRYVVLACIIEHGMEGVMKDLEVRVVDRGSLTDIYRGRMPIRFIHPLQLHLTYLELLPSLAARSASLRQLALPPDPLAPSPMTQYFILSVDTIVKAIPSDIDDHVEFLLRTGQFERAYRYAVAYARQLRRHVLEHVGQQWLMHLFHNRNTEDGALRKIVELLPELIPRDSSAAWEQWIYRLDTCGESWRLVALLPASTGASAEYRVGSTSDVEEVEDTHVEHAFAMTRSLPPPVATLQTPIQREYYDLVLLRCLRHDPRLFYAALHKFNTLFSVPVVLKATEVAHREQCATAAWWEDNDSDEEEGETEGEHGQTRKVTVSDAGPTLSAANADESGVQSVSPASSLPTTPQGTSAETSTTGAAPHPSQVTTSGAGATSTPSMSRTSRWSLAASYGFLLRCAGRHEEALQVLLRLPASPRSDREVFGLIRDQQLFHKARELLPELLHRREGATLQLLMEHVAGSTAGSGVTSGAGEAVATSPAFVAPSGGAPASSLSSTALQYGSAQDPLCAESVISRLEHSDRLHLLRYLNLVQQLYPEVFAHIAKQHAQLLATLYIDYDRSSLLPFLKQMSMYIERIRELHALCHKHHFLEEEIFLLFRMGREDEALRILVEKMHDLPRALRFVVSVPDLEEQAALFTRLVDYTVAYNASLPTCNLDSTKGATGGFGVRVRYVIHHTKPNETYASIAQKYHVALGDLCQVNGVSRASGGVESSKRRKSSSTSVQGEGEGQRHAPCDTDAAENSPVPPPQCIVPLNLFGNLFETLAESQFMEYPALDVRHVLRKLPSREPILHAGPSIAAIAHAMEEEVAFFSTVSKVGEKDLMGYYGQLLKRRTAAIAMGQRRDLAVSGASTSTGAATTVMHVADELSEVSGVAHRCAACCQLVIQRVVVFACQHIYHPHCVLQYLKKSPPDAFIGGGGVGFGVRAGDAVAVMHDDASIALPVTSSAAAGAETTEEQLRKLPVYCRACRQHSGGQS from the coding sequence ATGCGCACCTACACTGGTAGGCGACTGCTGCACGGTCTTCTGCGCTATCGTGACTTTGCTCATAGGTCGCCGCAACCGCTGCTCAcatccctctcctctccccaaCACGCGCAAGGGGGAGGACTCCCgtgttgttctctctctctcttattttcctctttgctagcacagcagcacagacgcCGGCACCTttgcaccccccccccccacacacacacacacatacctaCCCACTCCTTTCTAATCCACATGCAGCGtcccggcagcagcggcgggaCCAGTGTGAGCTCATCGCTTCCGTCGCCATCGCCGGTGTCTGTGCACGATGCCGACCACACGCACGATGGAAAACTCGCATCTGCATCATTGCGGCGTCGCGACGATGGCAGCcgagcgagcagcagcagcgctcgtgCTTCTCACCACACGCttgaaaagggagagggtgccCGCCGTCGTGTTACTCGACATAATTCTCCTGGTGGCAGCGACAAAGCTGACGGCGATGGCATAGACAGCACCGAGGACCCCAGCTACACGAGCTACTATGAATACAACAGCGActacgacgaggaggatgcggATTGCTTTGACAGCGACAGCTACCGTGACAGCGGCAACGTGGATGGCTACCGATCCTCGACGACGGGCTCTCTGCCCCCACAAGAGGATCTCTTGCGATTTCTCAGCTACACGCTTGACGAGGCCGCGCTGAAGGATCATCGACTCATGGCGATCGAAGCTTTCCGTCACATACTTGTGCTCGGTACGAACCAGGGCACCGTTGCGGTCATCGATCCGTCTTCCGGCAAAGTCAAGGAGGTGTACACAAACCATCACGAGCCGATCTGCGACGTGGACTGCACCGTCAATGAGCTCTACATCGCAGCCTGCGACAAGGCCGGGTACGTCACGATTCAAAGCCGCCGCGATGTGAAGGACGTGTGGATGGCGGAGCTAAGCGGCCCGATCAACTCCGTCGCTTTGCACCCACTGTACCATAAGATGGACAGTTGCCCGATGTTGTGCGGCGGGGCGACAAAGGTACATCTCCTCACCAAAGGTTTGCTGTGGAGCAACAGTCGGCGCGTCACGACTCTGCAGGAAGGACGGGGACGCATTCACAAGGTTCGTTGGTGCCACGCGACCGCGATCGATGTCGCCGCGTGGTTATCGGATGCGGAGCTCACCCTCTACGACATAAAGAACCAGGCTGTAGTACGCCGCGTTCCCTTGCCCGGTCTCTCCGCCCAGAATGCTTTGTACCCGCCCACGCTGCGATGGGAGTACAATCTCTCGAGGGACCCGACCGCAGCTGCCAGCCCCACGGCAGCGTTGCTGTCTGGATGGGGAGACGTGGTGCAGGAGGTTCAGCTGTACGCTGGCTTGCCCGTGCGTCGACAGAGCGGCGGAGGCATTTTCAGTGCAGGTGGGTCGCCTCGCTCCACCATGTCGCAAGACGGATGCCTAaacgcgtcctcgtcgctgtccCCGCTGCGTCAGGCATCTGACAGTCCTGCTCTGGCCCCATCGCGACCATcaaccaccgctgctgatgcgacTGGGCGGGGGCCGTACGTTGTAGAGCTGCGCACGCCACAGCCACTGCGACCGAGCAGTACCTTGTTTCCCTACCGAGTTTGCGGCATCGCCCCCTATGGCCCGCAGAGGTACGTGGTGCTGGCATGCATCATCGAGCATGGTATGGAGGGAGTGATGAAGGACTTGGAGGTGCGAGTGGTGGACCGCGGCTCCTTGACAGACATCTACCGTGGTCGCATGCCCATCCGCTTCATCCACCCATTGCAGCTTCACCTCACCTAtctcgagctgctgccgtcgcttgCGGCGAggtcggcgtcgctgcgccaaCTCGCCTTGCCACCGGACCCGTTGGCACCGTCTCCCATGACGCAGTACTTCATTCTCTCTGTCGACACAATCGTGAAGGCGATCCCATCAGACATCGATGACCACGTCGAGTTCCTGCTGCGCACAGGTCAGTTTGAGCGTGCCTACCGGTACGCCGTGGCATATGCGCgccagctgcggcggcacgtCCTGGAGCATGTGGGACAGCAGTGGCTCATGCATCTTTTTCACAACCGCAACACAGAGGATGGGGCATTGCGGAAGATTGTCGAGCTGCTTCCTGAGCTCATTCCAcgtgacagcagcgctgcatgGGAGCAGTGGATCTACCGCCTGGACACATGTGGTGAGTCATGGCGGCTCGTCGCGCTCCTGCCAGCTAGCACGGGTGCCTCCGCCGAGTACAGGGTGGGCAGCACGTccgacgtggaggaggtggaagacACACACGTCGAACACGCTTTCGCCATGACCAGGTCCCTGCCCCCCCCAGTTGCCACCCTGCAGACCCCGATTCAGCGGGAGTACTACGACCTGGTGCTGCTACGCTGTCTCCGCCACGACCCGAGACTCTTCTACGCTGCGCTACACAAGTTTAACACACTCTTCAGCGTACCCGTCGTACTGAAGGCGACAGAGGTGGCGCATCGAGAGCagtgcgccaccgccgcctggTGGGAGGacaacgacagcgacgaggaggaaggcgaaaCCGAAGGCGAGCATGGGCAGACGAGGAAGGTAACGGTGTCTGACGCCGGTCCTACACTCAGCGCCGCCAACGCTGATGAAAGTGGCGTGCAATCAGTGTCGCCAGCTTCTTCCCTGCCGACCACCCCGCAGGGCACCTCGGCAGAGACGAGCACCACAGGGGCAGCCCCGCATCCATCTCAGGTGACCACGTCAGGTGCCGGAGCTACTTCTACCCCGTCAATGAGCCGCACTTCGCGGTGGTCACTGGCGGCCAGCTACggtttcctcctccgctgtgcAGGTCGGCACGAGGAAGCCCTGCAAGTGTTGCTGCGCTTGCCTGCCTCTCCACGCAGCGATCGTGAAGTGTTTGGGCTTATCCGCGACCAGCAGCTTTTCCACAAGGCGCGCGAGCTTCTTCCAGAGTTGCTGCACAGGAGGGAAGGTGCtacactgcagctgctcatgGAGCACGTGGCAGGGTCAAcggccggcagcggcgtgacaagcggcgctggcgaggcCGTCGCTACTTCCCCAGCATTCGTCGCACCAAGTGGTGGCGCCCCAGCATCTTCGCTGTCTTCGACTGCGTTGCAGTACGGCTCTGCGCAGGACCCACTTTGTGCCGAGTCTGTCATCAGCCGGCTCGAGCACAGTGATCGACTGCACTTGCTGCGCTATCTGAACCTCGTCCAGCAGCTTTACCCGGAGGTGTTCGCTCACATAGCAAAGCAGCACGCTCAGCTGTTGGCGACCCTCTACATCGACTACGACCGCTCATCTCTGCTTCCGTTTCTCAAGCAGATGTCCATGTACATCGAGCGCATTCGTGAATTGCACGCGCTCTGCCACAAACACCACTTCCTTGAAGAGGAGatctttcttctctttcgcatGGGCCGCGAggacgaggcgctgcgcatcctTGTGGAGAAGATGCACGACCTACCCCGCGCCCTGAGGTTTGTCGTCTCTGTCCCAGACCTtgaggagcaggcggcgtTGTTCACGCGGCTGGTCGACTACACCGTAGCATACAACGCGAGCCTGCCAACTTGCAACCTTGACAGCACGAAAGGCGCCACGGGCGGGTttggcgtgcgcgtgcgctacGTGATACACCATACAAAGCCAAATGAGACGTACGCGTCGATTGCGCAGAAGTACCACGTTGCACTGGGAGACCTGTGCCAGGTGAACGGCGTGTCGAGAGCCTCCGGCGGTGTGGAGAGCTCGAAGAGgcgcaagagcagcagcacctctgttcaaggcgaaggagaagggcagAGACACGCACCCTGCGATACCGACGCGGCAGAAAATTCGCCTGTTCCACCGCCGCAGTGCATCGTGCCGCTCAACCTCTTTGGCAACCTTTTCGAGACGCTTGCAGAGTCGCAGTTCATGGAGTATCCCGCGTTGGATGTGCGGCACGTTCTTCGGAAGCTTCCGAGCCGTGAGCCCATCCTGCACGCCGGACCCAGCATCGCCGCCATCGCACACGCCATGGAAGAGGAGGTTGCATTTTTTTCCACCGTATCCAAGGTCGGTGAGAAGGACTTGATGGGCTACTAtgggcagctgctgaagcgacGCACCGCAGCAATTGCGATGGGTCAACGCCGAGACCTCGCCGTGAGCGGCGCGTCCACCAGCACCGGCGCTGCCACGACGGTCATGCATGTAGCGGACGAATTGTCGGAGGTTTCTGGAGTGGCGCATCGATGCGCAGCTTGCTGCCAGCTGGTCATACAGCGGGTGGTTGTCTTTGCGTGTCAGCACATATACCACCCGCACTGTGTACTGCAGTACCTCAAGAAGTCACCGCCGGACGCCTTCAtcggaggagggggcgtgGGTTTTGGTGTCCGCGCTGGGGACGCCGTTGCCGTGATGCACGACGACGCGTCGATAGCGCTGCCGGTGACATCCAGTGCGGCGGCAGGAGCGGAGACAacggaggagcagcttcGCAAACTGCCAGTCTACTGCCGCGCCTGCCGTCAACACTCCGGAGGGCAGAGCTGA
- a CDS encoding putative U3 small nuclear ribonucleoprotein (snRNP) — MRRSVIRTRKEFLERKQHERVHEAIHARKEQFRNALETTTPLPGHLKKDALALKKFTELDDAQTRHLATTVDDEYASAGQEDPHVLVTTSRNASQKLLEFAKEVRLIVPNAVRMNRGSLSVHQLMYAARKENYTDVVVLQESQGVPDSLIVSHLPLGPTVTFTIHNLVARHDIDGVGTMSEQYPHLIFENFSTKLGLRIKDVLRYLFPVPKADASRVLTFDNENDFISVRHHTFKKEKGKRQVELTEVGPRFELTPYRVVLGTLEMDDAETEWVLQPYMNTAKKRRLL, encoded by the coding sequence ATGCGCCGTAGCGTCATTCGTACACGCAAGGAGTTCCTCGAGCgcaagcagcacgagcgcGTTCACGAGGCGATCCACGCCCGCAAGGAACAGTTCCGCAATGCACTGGAGACCACCACCCCGCTTCCCGGGCACCTCAAGAAGGATGCGCTGGCTCTGAAGAAGTTTACGGAGCTTGATGACGCTCAAACCCGCCATCTGGCGACGACGGTCGATGACGAGTACGCCTCCGCCGGCCAGGAGGACCCGCACGTGCTCGTCACGACGTCTCGCAACGCGTCCCAAAAGCTGCTGGAGTTTGCGAAGGAGGTGCGGCTCATCGTGCCGAATGCCGTGCGCATGAATCGCGGTAGTCTCAGCGTGCATCAGCTCATGTACGCTGCCCGAAAGGAGAACTACACAgatgtggtggtgctgcaggagtcGCAGGGCGTACCGGATAGCTTGATTGTCTCTCATCTCCCCCTAGGCCCCACCGTGACCTTCACCATTCACAACCTTGTAGCACGCCACGACATCGACGGCGTAGGCACCATGTCGGAGCAGTATCCGCACCTCATCTTCGAAAACTTCTCTACCAAGCTCGGCCTCCGCATAAAGGACGTGCTGCGCTACCTCTTCCCAGTGCCCAAGGCCGACGCATCCCGTGTTCTAACCTTTGACAACGAGAACGACTTCATTAGCGTCCGCCACCACACCTtcaagaaggagaagggtaAGAGGCAGGTGGAGCTGACGGAGGTGGGTCCGCGGTTTGAGCTGACCCCATATCGCGTTGTGCTCGGCACACTCGAGATGGACGATGCAGAGACGGAgtgggtgctgcagccgtaCATGAACACCGCGAAGAAGCGCCGACTCTTGTAG